In Tamandua tetradactyla isolate mTamTet1 chromosome 7, mTamTet1.pri, whole genome shotgun sequence, the following are encoded in one genomic region:
- the LOC143690644 gene encoding olfactory receptor 2AP1-like has protein sequence MANRTVVTEFILQGLTDIEELQVAVFLLLLLAYLITVSGNLIIISLTLLDTRLQTPMYFFLRNLSCLEIWFQTVIVPKMLFNIAMGTKTISFAGCITQDFFHIFLGATEFFLLTVMAYDRYIAICKPLHYPILMNNRVCTQLILICWLAGFSFIIVPLILTSQLPFCDTHINHFFCDYTPLMEVVCSGPKVLEMADFTLALVALLSTLMLITLSYVQIIRTIVRIPSVQERKKAFSTCSSHVIVVTMCYGTCFFMYVKPSPGKGVDLNKGVSLINTIIAPLLNPFIYTLRNQQVKQVVKDLVRKIAWFQNK, from the coding sequence ATGGCCAATCGCACCGTGGTGACTGAGTTCATCCTCCAAGGCCTGACAGACATCGAAGAGCTGCAGGTAGCAGTTTTCCTGCTCCTGCTTCTTGCCTACCTCATTACTGTCTCTGGAAACTTGATCATCATCAGTCTGACCTTGCTGGACACCCGCCTGCAGAcccccatgtatttcttcctccgGAATCTGTCCTGCTTAGAAATTTGGTTCCAGACTGTCATTGTGCCCAAGATGCTGTTTAATATTGCCATGGGGACCAAGACCATCAGCTTTGCTGGCTGTATCACCCAGGACTTTTTCCATATCTTCCTGGGGGCCACAGAATTCTTTCTCCTTACAGTCATGGCCTATGACCGGTACATTGCCATCTGCAAGCCCCTCCACTACCCCATCCTCATGAACAACAGAGTCTGCACACAGCTCATCCTCATCTGCTGGCTGGCAGGGTTCTCCTTCATCATTGTACCTCTCATACTGACCAGTCAGCTTCCGTTCTGTGACACCCACATCAACCACTTCTTCTGTGACTATACACCTCTGATGGAGGTGGTCTGCAGTGGGCCAAAGGTTCTGGAGATGGCAGATTTTACCCTAGCCTTAGTGGCATTGCTCAGCACCTTGATGTTGATCACCCTGTCCTATGTCCAGATCATCCGTACGATTGTCAGGATCCCGTCTGTCCAAGAGaggaagaaggctttctccactTGTTCCTCCCATGTCATCGTAGTCACCATGTGTTATGGTACCTGCTTCTTCATGTATGTCAAGCCCTCTCCAGGCAAGGGAGTTGATCTCAACAAAGGGGTGTCCCTAATCAATACAATCATTGCGCCCCTCTTGAACCCCTTCATTTATACTCTTAGGAACCAACAAGTTAAGCAAGTGGTGAAAGATCTGGTCAGAAAAATAGCTTGGTTCCAAAATAAATAA